A region from the Desulfoglaeba alkanexedens ALDC genome encodes:
- the der gene encoding ribosome biogenesis GTPase Der: protein MLTMTMVAVVGRPNVGKSTLFNRICRRRHALVDDLPGVTRDRITAQVSYEGKTFTLVDTGGFVSGDPERIAGETREQVLLALEEADAILFVSDAKTGVHPEDVTMADLLRRTEKPVFYVVNKVDGPEQEALAAEFYALGVDRVYAVSAAHGRGIHDLLEDLTAAMPEDEPPEEETEADAVIRVAVVGRPNVGKSTLVNQILGERRVIVSPTPGTTRDAVDTLFEKDGRRYLLIDTAGIRRKGRTYQKLEKLSIIKALGSIDRCHVAVVLLDALEGVTDQDLHIGGYVQERNRGCVIGLNKWDTLEKDPKAVRRLLDEVKGRFRFLPHAPILTFSALSGKRVAKLLPAVREVYEQYALRVGTGVVNRVLAEALERHEPPLVSGRRLKFYYATQASTRPPTFVLFCNDPERVHFSYARFLTNHFRESFGMDKTPVRLLFRPRTGREANR from the coding sequence ATGCTGACCATGACCATGGTGGCTGTCGTTGGACGCCCCAACGTGGGGAAATCGACGCTTTTCAATCGAATCTGCCGCAGGCGGCACGCCTTGGTGGACGATCTCCCCGGGGTGACGCGGGATCGCATCACCGCTCAGGTTTCCTACGAGGGGAAAACCTTCACCCTGGTGGATACGGGCGGGTTCGTAAGCGGCGACCCTGAACGGATCGCGGGGGAAACCCGCGAACAGGTGCTGCTCGCCCTGGAAGAAGCCGATGCGATCCTTTTCGTTTCGGACGCAAAGACCGGTGTTCATCCGGAAGACGTGACCATGGCGGATCTGCTCCGCCGTACGGAAAAGCCGGTCTTCTACGTGGTCAACAAGGTGGATGGACCGGAACAGGAAGCACTCGCGGCGGAGTTCTACGCTCTGGGGGTGGACCGGGTCTACGCGGTGAGCGCCGCACACGGGCGCGGGATCCACGATCTGCTCGAAGATCTCACGGCGGCCATGCCGGAGGACGAACCGCCGGAAGAGGAAACGGAAGCAGACGCGGTCATCCGCGTGGCGGTGGTCGGTCGGCCCAACGTGGGGAAATCCACCCTGGTGAATCAGATCCTGGGCGAACGGCGGGTGATCGTGAGCCCGACCCCCGGAACCACCCGCGATGCCGTGGACACGCTTTTCGAAAAGGACGGGCGGCGCTACCTTTTGATCGATACGGCCGGTATCCGGCGGAAGGGGCGAACCTACCAGAAGCTGGAAAAACTAAGCATCATCAAGGCCCTGGGGAGTATCGACCGTTGCCACGTGGCGGTGGTGCTTCTCGATGCCTTGGAAGGGGTCACGGACCAGGACCTCCATATCGGCGGCTACGTGCAGGAACGGAACCGCGGCTGCGTGATCGGGTTGAACAAGTGGGACACCCTGGAAAAGGATCCCAAGGCGGTGCGGCGGCTGCTTGACGAAGTGAAGGGCCGGTTTCGGTTCCTGCCCCACGCGCCGATCCTCACCTTCAGCGCCCTCAGCGGAAAGCGAGTCGCGAAGCTTCTCCCGGCGGTGAGGGAAGTCTATGAACAGTATGCCCTTCGCGTCGGCACGGGGGTCGTGAACCGGGTTCTCGCCGAAGCCTTGGAACGGCACGAACCGCCGCTGGTGAGCGGCAGGCGCCTGAAGTTCTATTACGCCACCCAGGCTTCGACTCGTCCTCCCACCTTCGTGCTGTTCTGCAACGATCCCGAGCGCGTCCATTTCTCTTACGCGCGGTTTCTCACCAACCATTTCCGGGAGTCGTTCGGGATGGACAAGACTCCGGTGAGACTGCTCTTTCGACCACGAACCGGCCGGGAGGCGAACCGATGA
- a CDS encoding YkgJ family cysteine cluster protein — protein MRSGVKHRPAVTSRGRLFRIFRDRFFPVTYVLRNFEAVRGEPLWRSLSLRSRKALLRRVAVERAVFFARLVAEKPRGPWTRGAGRPDRRARFEASPEVSDYCTHCGGCCEIASGLEVFPEDGSCPDEWRSVFASGLGPGHRFCPFLLERRRSGGSLCAIHPWRPEVCRVFGREECDFLRNDPSYQEMEARRDRWGSRVRIARLFRGC, from the coding sequence GTGCGTAGCGGTGTGAAGCATCGGCCGGCTGTGACGTCCCGTGGTCGGTTGTTCCGGATTTTCCGGGACCGCTTCTTCCCGGTGACGTATGTTCTCAGGAACTTCGAGGCGGTTCGAGGGGAACCGTTGTGGCGGTCTCTTTCGCTCCGTTCTCGAAAGGCCCTGTTGCGGCGGGTGGCGGTGGAACGGGCCGTGTTTTTCGCACGTCTGGTGGCGGAGAAACCACGGGGCCCATGGACGCGGGGAGCGGGCCGGCCCGACCGGCGGGCGCGGTTCGAGGCGTCGCCCGAAGTTTCCGACTACTGCACCCATTGCGGCGGATGTTGCGAAATCGCGAGCGGCCTCGAGGTGTTTCCGGAAGACGGTTCCTGCCCCGACGAGTGGCGATCGGTTTTTGCTTCCGGACTGGGTCCGGGGCACCGTTTCTGCCCGTTTCTCCTGGAACGACGGCGGTCGGGCGGGAGTCTTTGCGCCATCCATCCGTGGCGGCCCGAAGTCTGCCGGGTTTTCGGCCGGGAAGAATGCGACTTTCTACGAAACGATCCGTCTTATCAAGAAATGGAAGCCCGCCGTGACCGGTGGGGCTCGCGGGTTCGGATCGCGCGGCTTTTCAGAGGATGCTGA
- the tsaB gene encoding tRNA (adenosine(37)-N6)-threonylcarbamoyltransferase complex dimerization subunit type 1 TsaB — protein sequence MKLLALDTSTAGGGVAVLDGDAVLAEWILQSALTHNRRLLKAVDLVLGELGLTVRDLDAVSSTVGPGSFTGVRIGLTTAKTLAWALGKPFVGVVTLDALAEPFGFTRWSVCPLIDARKGEVYAARYVGDGKGAVVRTSDWEVLPPRVLVEKFEGPTLCCGDGWTVYREFLMERLKEQVVEAPAPYHVIRPAFVGACALRRLQRGEADDPAAAVPLYVRPSEAEIHLGRAGRPFEQD from the coding sequence ATGAAGCTGCTGGCCCTGGACACCTCGACGGCCGGCGGCGGCGTGGCGGTCCTCGACGGCGACGCCGTGCTCGCCGAATGGATCCTCCAGTCTGCGCTGACCCACAACCGGCGCCTTCTCAAAGCCGTGGACCTTGTTCTGGGGGAACTGGGGCTTACGGTCCGGGACTTGGACGCCGTTTCGTCCACCGTGGGGCCCGGGAGCTTCACGGGGGTCCGGATCGGGCTCACCACCGCCAAGACGTTGGCGTGGGCTCTGGGAAAGCCCTTCGTCGGCGTGGTGACGCTTGATGCCCTGGCGGAACCTTTCGGTTTTACCCGCTGGTCCGTGTGCCCGCTCATCGACGCGCGAAAGGGCGAAGTCTATGCGGCCCGCTACGTAGGCGACGGTAAGGGGGCGGTGGTGCGGACGAGCGATTGGGAAGTGCTCCCGCCCCGGGTGCTGGTGGAAAAGTTCGAGGGACCGACCCTTTGCTGCGGGGACGGCTGGACGGTGTACCGGGAATTCCTGATGGAGCGGCTGAAAGAGCAGGTGGTGGAAGCTCCGGCGCCCTACCACGTGATTCGGCCGGCCTTCGTGGGGGCTTGCGCCCTGAGGAGGCTGCAACGTGGCGAAGCCGATGATCCGGCGGCTGCGGTGCCGCTCTACGTGCGCCCCTCGGAAGCGGAAATCCATTTGGGAAGGGCGGGCCGGCCGTTTGAACAGGATTGA
- the rseP gene encoding RIP metalloprotease RseP — MLTTIVSTAVVLGVLIFVHELGHFLVARRMGVTVLRFSLGFGPRVFGIQCGPTDYCLSLIPLGGYVKMLGEDAEDEISEEDKAGSFSHQPVGRRLAIVLAGPLANLVLAVALFTGVFAVSGIPTLIPEVGGVAPGSPAEQAGLQAGDRILSINGRPVEDWDTLSRTIEELGNEVLTLEVRREDDVLSLQVEPEVREVKNIFGESVQRPIIGITASGNFEVRRVNPLLAGYYSLVQTWNLSKLFLLTVVKLIQRVLPMETLGGPIMIAQLAGQQAQEGLLHLIHFTALISVNLAILNLLPIPVLDGGHIFFFLLEAVLRRPISVRKMEMAQKVGMFVLILLMVFVFYNDIMRLLPESGEAPVP, encoded by the coding sequence TTGTTGACTACGATTGTATCGACCGCCGTGGTTCTGGGCGTTTTGATCTTCGTCCACGAACTGGGGCATTTTCTGGTGGCCCGCCGGATGGGGGTCACGGTGCTTCGGTTTTCGTTGGGCTTCGGACCCCGGGTGTTCGGGATCCAGTGCGGGCCCACCGATTACTGCCTGTCGCTCATACCTCTGGGCGGCTACGTGAAGATGCTGGGAGAAGACGCCGAGGACGAAATTTCCGAGGAGGACAAGGCGGGGAGTTTCTCCCATCAGCCCGTGGGGCGGAGGCTCGCCATAGTGCTGGCCGGGCCCCTTGCCAACCTGGTGCTGGCGGTGGCGCTTTTCACGGGGGTCTTCGCCGTTTCCGGTATCCCCACCCTGATCCCCGAAGTGGGAGGCGTGGCTCCGGGGTCTCCGGCCGAACAGGCGGGCCTGCAGGCAGGCGACCGGATCCTGAGCATCAACGGGAGGCCCGTGGAGGACTGGGATACGCTTTCGCGGACCATCGAGGAACTGGGAAACGAAGTGCTGACACTCGAAGTCCGCCGGGAGGATGACGTCCTTTCGCTCCAGGTGGAGCCCGAAGTCCGGGAAGTGAAAAACATTTTCGGCGAGTCCGTTCAGCGGCCCATCATCGGGATCACGGCTTCCGGGAACTTCGAGGTGCGCCGGGTCAATCCGCTGCTTGCCGGATACTACAGCCTGGTGCAAACCTGGAACCTGAGCAAGCTCTTCCTCCTCACCGTGGTGAAGCTGATTCAGAGGGTGCTCCCCATGGAAACCTTGGGCGGGCCCATCATGATCGCCCAGCTGGCGGGGCAGCAGGCCCAGGAAGGGCTGCTTCACCTGATCCATTTCACGGCGCTCATCAGCGTCAACCTGGCGATTCTCAACCTGCTGCCCATCCCCGTCCTGGACGGCGGTCATATCTTCTTTTTCCTGCTGGAAGCGGTGCTCCGGCGTCCCATCAGCGTGCGAAAGATGGAAATGGCGCAGAAGGTGGGCATGTTTGTGCTCATACTGCTCATGGTCTTCGTGTTTTACAACGACATCATGCGCCTTCTTCCAGAGTCCGGGGAGGCGCCGGTCCCATGA